A single region of the Bacillota bacterium genome encodes:
- a CDS encoding DUF5305 family protein: MALKKKQIEKRARLALIVALGLLFVASLGLLYYVYSLPLTIKKQVPTYSYRQKGQITYQVHIKPNSVFPEKIMGPERTYFSKLVQSIDTYYSYEFSADQPGKLSGTYSITATVEAPELWSKEFVLVPNTGFSGEGKTLSFNSEYPLKLDGYQEFLKKVGEETGVSAREPKLVIRTNIILKAVTDEGVINEALTPTMTIPLTTGEFIIEAKPSTKKDALTETVTVPDPTNKTKKNYTPALSAALGLLLILFLSFTRGKAAAELSLEERILKQYGDRLVKVSGAISPDGAVTMISFDSIESLIKMADELGKPVIYQSSGAGAPPAYYVFEGATAYGYVPEMNHEACPASAVTLS; encoded by the coding sequence ATGGCACTTAAGAAAAAGCAGATTGAAAAAAGGGCGAGGCTGGCTTTGATTGTCGCCTTAGGACTGTTATTTGTCGCTTCTCTCGGCCTTCTGTATTATGTTTACAGCCTGCCTTTAACCATAAAGAAACAGGTTCCCACGTACAGCTACCGCCAAAAGGGACAGATCACCTACCAGGTGCACATCAAACCCAACAGTGTCTTCCCGGAAAAGATAATGGGCCCGGAAAGGACTTATTTCAGCAAGCTGGTGCAGTCAATCGACACCTACTACTCTTACGAGTTCAGCGCCGATCAGCCGGGAAAGCTCAGTGGGACATACAGCATTACAGCCACCGTCGAGGCTCCGGAGTTATGGAGCAAGGAGTTCGTTCTTGTTCCGAACACCGGTTTCAGCGGGGAAGGCAAAACCCTTTCCTTCAATAGTGAATATCCGCTTAAACTGGACGGTTACCAGGAGTTCTTAAAGAAAGTCGGCGAAGAAACAGGTGTAAGCGCCAGGGAGCCGAAACTCGTAATCCGCACCAACATTATTCTTAAGGCGGTAACTGATGAGGGGGTAATAAATGAGGCCCTCACTCCCACTATGACAATTCCCCTTACAACAGGAGAATTCATAATTGAGGCCAAGCCTTCAACTAAGAAGGACGCCCTAACCGAGACGGTGACCGTACCCGACCCCACAAATAAGACCAAAAAGAACTACACACCGGCCTTGAGCGCCGCTCTCGGGCTGTTGCTCATCCTGTTCCTGTCGTTTACGCGCGGTAAGGCGGCGGCTGAATTGAGCCTCGAAGAGAGAATCCTCAAGCAATATGGCGACCGTCTGGTAAAGGTTTCCGGCGCGATCTCGCCCGACGGGGCGGTAACCATGATTTCGTTTGATTCCATTGAAAGCCTGATAAAAATGGCGGACGAACTCGGCAAGCCTGTAATATATCAAAGTTCCGGCGCCGGCGCGCCTCCCGCCTATTATGTTTTCGAAGGCGCAACGGCATACGGCTATGTTCCCGAGATGAACCACGAGGCATGCCCGGCCTCGGCCGTAACGTTATCCTGA